One stretch of Pedobacter riviphilus DNA includes these proteins:
- a CDS encoding GIN domain-containing protein, which produces MKTSIKTLIATSLTAIVLSSALFTTNVSAMEKEPDAILKISAFKRISVKGNVEVTIIQRSNSGISYADDNTGTAKVMQDGDNLKITSTSTEKTKLTVYVNDFYRIEASENAIVKTEGKLRTKYLQIFLKGNAHAEINTSSEGLYTVISDQADLKLSGSTDSHTLVMGKSQKLTIDRFAALKTNISSIETVAVEKEIAAIK; this is translated from the coding sequence ATGAAAACCTCAATCAAAACCCTAATTGCAACTTCATTAACAGCAATCGTTTTATCATCAGCTTTATTTACTACAAACGTTTCTGCAATGGAAAAAGAGCCTGATGCAATTTTAAAAATATCGGCTTTTAAAAGAATTTCTGTTAAAGGAAATGTAGAAGTAACCATTATCCAGCGAAGTAATTCTGGTATTTCTTATGCTGATGATAACACAGGAACGGCAAAAGTTATGCAAGATGGCGATAATTTAAAAATCACTTCAACCAGCACCGAAAAAACAAAATTGACTGTTTATGTAAACGATTTTTACAGAATTGAGGCTTCAGAAAACGCAATTGTTAAAACTGAAGGAAAACTAAGAACTAAATATCTTCAGATCTTTTTAAAAGGAAATGCACATGCTGAGATCAATACCAGTTCAGAAGGTTTATATACTGTAATTTCAGATCAGGCAGATTTAAAATTAAGCGGTTCTACTGATAGCCATACTTTGGTAATGGGTAAATCGCAAAAGTTAACCATCGATAGATTTGCAGCTTTAAAAACCAACATCAGTTCTATAGAAACTGTTGCTGTTGAAAAAGAAATTGCCGCAATCAAATAA
- a CDS encoding SdiA-regulated domain-containing protein — MKYNKTFLASSLLISVAFLGISCVNANRDDKKNDSTETVSNNGAEKSTLPYDLANPVKYNMPQNLFEISGIVFHNGDPKEVFAIQDEDGDLFHLGLNDKESKFTKFGGKGDYEDLTIIKNYFIVLKSNGELHTFPISEINKPEVANVIKTKDLVPKAEYEGLAADEKNSMVYVLTKDSKPDSKAKASSIYAFKFGADASLTPGGEFSLSHKDIEKLSGSSKSRFRPSALAKNPKTNEWYVLSSVNKLLVVTDTDFKVKATYPLNPGLFNQPEGIAFDRDNNLYISNEGGTLAAGNILMFKLKK; from the coding sequence ATGAAATACAATAAAACTTTCCTCGCCTCTAGCTTGCTAATTTCAGTTGCCTTTTTGGGCATTTCGTGCGTAAATGCTAACCGCGATGATAAAAAGAACGATTCAACAGAAACTGTTTCCAATAACGGAGCAGAAAAATCAACGCTTCCTTATGATTTGGCAAATCCGGTAAAATATAATATGCCGCAAAATCTTTTCGAAATTTCTGGAATTGTATTTCATAATGGCGATCCGAAAGAAGTATTTGCAATTCAGGATGAAGATGGAGACCTCTTTCATTTAGGTTTAAATGATAAAGAATCGAAATTTACCAAATTTGGAGGTAAAGGCGATTATGAAGACTTAACCATCATTAAAAATTATTTCATTGTGTTAAAAAGCAATGGCGAACTGCACACTTTCCCGATTTCGGAAATAAACAAGCCAGAAGTTGCCAATGTGATTAAAACCAAAGATTTGGTACCAAAGGCAGAATATGAAGGACTGGCTGCGGATGAAAAAAACAGCATGGTTTATGTTTTGACTAAGGATAGCAAACCTGATTCGAAAGCAAAAGCATCAAGCATTTATGCCTTTAAGTTTGGTGCTGACGCTTCGTTAACACCTGGCGGAGAGTTTAGCCTGTCGCACAAAGACATTGAAAAATTGTCTGGAAGTTCAAAATCAAGGTTCCGTCCATCAGCATTGGCTAAAAATCCAAAAACCAATGAGTGGTATGTGCTTTCTTCTGTAAACAAATTACTTGTGGTTACCGATACCGATTTCAAGGTTAAAGCTACATACCCATTAAACCCAGGCTTGTTTAATCAGCCAGAAGGTATTGCTTTTGACCGTGATAATAACCTTTACATTTCTAATGAAGGCGGAACTTTAGCTGCCGGAAATATTTTAATGTTTAAATTGAAAAAGTAG
- a CDS encoding BamA/TamA family outer membrane protein yields MIKRFTFFTILFLFNFIAFAQDDVKYRVILFGDAGEMNPAQMHDLKNAAKQILPKKTTVVYLGDNIYPTGMGLPGSVEEDTTKKILRSQCEPMRKMGAAVYFVPGNHDWDKSGPKGLAKIKAQDDFLKAQNDPLLRLIPENGCPDPVAIKLTDKLTIIAYDSEWWLFPYNKSNPNGECECRTKDEVLVKMEQLLEENKDKVILLASHHPFQSYGPHGGYFNLRSHIFPLTSLDRNLYIPLPVLGSVYPLLRSTLLSPEDLNHPAYKDMIKSVTGVFGDYPNVTYVAGHEHGLQLIKGKQLQIISGSGSKVSPNKEGKTSLFHEMQQGYVVADQLKNNDMRYEYYIYSDTSVKRVYSYIKKFETIPQKVRNRDKPITADSIFVRIKPEYDSVGHFHRTIFGENYRKEYAARTKVPVLRISQMMGGLKATQRGGGNQSRSLRLEDKNGKEYVLRSVEKYPEVLLPAALRETFAKDVIKDNMSAQHPFSALVVPELAKASGIPHSNPIIGWVSPDDNLGEFEPVFANTLCLFEEREPTGESSSSPKMDKKLTDDNDNRLDGPAWVKARAFDVLLGDWDRHEDQWRWKETKTKDGSIYSPVPRDRDQVFFRSDGLLQRYTQTSSLLPMMQGYERGIKDINWFLWEGREISSRWTANIDEEEFDKIVKDFCANYNDAVFEKALKKLPEPSYSLHHDAFLAQLRNRIATLPKLMNQYYHFFNRIVDIEVTNKNELIRISDADNNGLRVKINKISKEGNIKDELFDRKFDPKVTKEIRVYMHNGNDSLILNNKNSNIKLRIIGGKGTKVYDFANSNGSVKLYGRTDKATYNGADANKIRKIISNDTSNFSYIPKDMYRRNMWLLNAGYNNDDGVLLGLIYKQTNPGFRKQPYGNSQTISFLHSFSTKAFRFNYKGEWLKALGKGDFVLKADAFAPNNTQNFFGMGNETPFDDNDNISYYRARFNLYQMDASIRWRRPKSTFSVGPSYQYYKFNQEDNIGRFIENPSQLHSSDSLTFRNEKMFAGAFVNFTNNTRDNDLLPTLGSFVDFKLLGYKGVNKYSNSYGQFTASIALYKNLDGRKNFILADRFGGGVTIGKPAFYQALFLGGQGNLLGYRQFRFAGEHMFYNNLELRAKLGDLVSYVLPGQVGLLGFYDVGRVWKRDEASTLWHHGIGGGVYFAPASLTVVRFVMGHSSDGWYPYVSLNFRY; encoded by the coding sequence ATGATTAAAAGATTTACCTTTTTTACCATCTTATTTTTATTCAACTTCATTGCCTTTGCTCAGGATGATGTAAAATATCGTGTAATTCTTTTTGGCGATGCAGGCGAAATGAATCCTGCGCAAATGCATGATTTAAAAAATGCTGCCAAGCAAATTCTTCCAAAAAAAACAACCGTCGTGTACCTGGGCGATAATATCTATCCAACAGGAATGGGCCTGCCGGGTAGTGTAGAAGAGGATACAACCAAAAAGATTCTGCGTTCGCAGTGCGAACCTATGCGTAAAATGGGCGCTGCGGTTTATTTTGTTCCCGGTAATCACGATTGGGATAAATCAGGTCCTAAGGGTTTGGCCAAAATCAAAGCACAAGATGATTTTCTTAAGGCGCAGAATGACCCACTATTAAGATTAATACCGGAAAACGGATGCCCCGATCCGGTAGCGATTAAATTAACCGATAAATTAACCATTATTGCCTACGATAGTGAATGGTGGCTTTTTCCATATAATAAATCAAATCCAAATGGCGAATGCGAATGCAGGACTAAAGATGAGGTTTTGGTAAAAATGGAACAATTGCTTGAAGAGAACAAAGACAAGGTTATTCTCTTGGCTTCGCACCATCCATTTCAGAGTTATGGCCCACATGGCGGTTATTTCAACTTAAGGAGCCATATTTTTCCGCTAACATCGCTGGATAGAAATTTATACATCCCTTTACCTGTTTTAGGCTCCGTATATCCTTTACTCCGTTCCACTTTGTTGAGCCCCGAGGATTTAAATCACCCGGCGTATAAGGATATGATTAAATCGGTAACCGGTGTATTTGGCGATTATCCTAATGTAACTTATGTTGCGGGACATGAACATGGTCTTCAGTTAATTAAAGGAAAACAATTGCAGATTATCAGTGGTTCGGGATCAAAAGTATCGCCAAATAAAGAAGGTAAAACTTCGTTGTTTCACGAAATGCAGCAGGGGTATGTGGTGGCCGATCAATTGAAAAACAACGATATGCGCTACGAATATTATATTTATTCGGATACCAGTGTTAAAAGAGTTTACAGTTACATTAAAAAGTTCGAAACCATTCCTCAAAAAGTAAGAAATAGAGATAAACCAATTACCGCTGATAGCATTTTTGTACGCATTAAACCCGAGTATGACAGCGTTGGCCATTTTCACCGCACTATTTTTGGCGAGAATTACCGTAAAGAATATGCCGCAAGAACAAAGGTTCCGGTGTTAAGGATTTCTCAGATGATGGGTGGTTTAAAAGCAACACAACGCGGTGGGGGCAATCAATCGCGTTCTCTACGGTTAGAAGATAAAAACGGCAAGGAATATGTGCTGCGTAGTGTAGAGAAATATCCAGAAGTGCTGCTACCTGCAGCATTGCGCGAAACCTTTGCTAAGGATGTTATAAAAGATAATATGTCGGCACAACATCCATTTTCGGCGCTGGTTGTGCCCGAACTCGCTAAAGCTAGCGGTATCCCGCATAGCAACCCAATTATTGGCTGGGTTTCGCCTGATGATAATCTTGGAGAATTTGAACCAGTTTTTGCCAATACCCTGTGTTTGTTCGAAGAAAGAGAACCAACGGGAGAATCGAGCAGTTCTCCGAAAATGGATAAAAAACTAACCGACGATAATGATAATAGATTAGATGGTCCTGCCTGGGTAAAGGCCAGGGCATTTGATGTGTTGTTGGGCGATTGGGACAGGCATGAAGACCAATGGCGTTGGAAAGAAACCAAAACCAAAGATGGCTCCATTTATTCGCCGGTGCCAAGAGATCGTGACCAGGTATTTTTTAGATCAGATGGCCTTTTACAGCGCTACACCCAAACTTCATCATTATTACCGATGATGCAGGGTTATGAGCGCGGTATAAAAGATATCAATTGGTTTTTATGGGAGGGAAGGGAAATCAGTAGCCGCTGGACCGCCAATATAGACGAGGAGGAATTTGATAAAATTGTGAAAGATTTCTGCGCAAATTATAATGATGCTGTTTTCGAAAAAGCACTGAAAAAACTCCCTGAACCAAGTTACTCATTACATCACGATGCCTTTTTAGCACAGTTGCGCAACCGGATAGCCACTTTGCCAAAATTAATGAACCAGTATTATCATTTCTTTAACCGCATTGTAGATATCGAGGTGACCAATAAAAATGAGCTGATCCGGATCTCTGATGCAGATAATAATGGATTACGCGTGAAAATCAATAAAATTTCAAAAGAGGGTAATATCAAAGACGAGCTTTTCGACCGGAAATTTGATCCGAAAGTAACCAAAGAGATTAGGGTGTACATGCACAATGGTAACGACAGCCTGATTCTGAACAATAAAAACTCGAATATTAAATTGCGGATTATTGGTGGCAAGGGTACTAAAGTTTACGATTTTGCAAACAGTAACGGATCTGTAAAGTTATACGGTAGAACCGATAAGGCAACTTATAATGGAGCGGATGCCAATAAAATCAGAAAAATAATCTCTAACGATACTTCTAATTTCAGCTATATCCCAAAAGATATGTACCGCCGGAATATGTGGTTGTTAAACGCAGGTTACAATAATGATGATGGTGTTTTATTGGGCCTGATCTACAAGCAGACTAATCCTGGTTTCAGAAAACAGCCTTATGGCAATTCGCAGACTATTTCCTTTTTGCATTCATTTTCGACCAAAGCTTTTAGGTTTAACTATAAAGGTGAATGGTTAAAAGCTTTAGGTAAGGGCGATTTTGTGTTGAAAGCTGATGCTTTTGCACCAAATAATACACAGAATTTCTTTGGTATGGGAAATGAAACACCTTTTGATGATAACGACAACATCAGTTATTATCGTGCACGTTTTAATTTATACCAGATGGATGCCTCAATCAGATGGCGCCGCCCTAAATCTACTTTTAGTGTAGGCCCTTCCTATCAATATTATAAATTTAACCAGGAAGATAACATAGGCCGTTTTATCGAAAACCCTTCACAATTACATTCTTCTGATTCGCTTACCTTTCGGAACGAAAAGATGTTTGCAGGGGCATTTGTAAATTTTACCAACAACACGCGTGATAATGATTTATTACCAACCTTGGGTAGTTTTGTAGATTTCAAACTGCTGGGATATAAAGGTGTTAATAAATATTCTAACTCTTACGGACAATTTACAGCGAGTATAGCATTGTATAAAAACCTCGATGGTAGAAAAAACTTCATTTTGGCCGATCGTTTCGGCGGGGGAGTAACCATTGGTAAACCTGCATTTTACCAGGCTTTATTTTTAGGTGGACAAGGGAACCTTTTGGGCTATCGTCAGTTTAGGTTTGCCGGCGAACATATGTTTTATAATAATTTAGAATTGCGTGCTAAACTTGGCGATTTAGTAAGTTATGTTTTACCCGGACAAGTTGGCTTGCTGGGTTTTTATGATGTAGGCAGGGTATGGAAAAGAGACGAAGCCTCTACGTTATGGCACCATGGCATAGGAGGGGGCGTTTACTTCGCTCCGGCATCACTTACAGTTGTGCGATTTGTAATGGGGCACTCGTCTGATGGCTGGTATCCATACGTATCGCTTAATTTTAGGTACTAA
- a CDS encoding response regulator, with amino-acid sequence MKKKVVLVQDDKDILDIMDHVLEEEGFDVTASLTTEPIDKIDEIEPDVVIVDDHIKGKKKGSEIIKELKSDPETEDVSAVLTSTSNNLPQQAEECKADDYIEKPFDIDHMVEVVKKNS; translated from the coding sequence ATGAAGAAAAAGGTTGTGCTTGTTCAGGATGATAAAGATATCCTCGATATAATGGACCATGTATTGGAAGAAGAGGGATTTGATGTTACGGCATCATTAACAACCGAACCTATAGATAAAATAGATGAAATTGAACCCGATGTTGTGATTGTGGATGATCACATTAAGGGAAAAAAGAAGGGCTCAGAAATAATTAAAGAGCTTAAGTCCGACCCCGAAACAGAGGATGTATCGGCTGTATTAACCTCAACTTCAAATAACTTGCCACAACAGGCAGAAGAATGCAAAGCTGATGATTATATCGAAAAACCATTTGATATTGATCATATGGTTGAAGTGGTAAAGAAAAACAGCTAG
- the ppk1 gene encoding polyphosphate kinase 1, translating into MEQIVETSFFNRDLSWLKFNERILMEAERNTVPLLERIKFLSIFSSNLDEFYRVRMPVLLALEKLSNKEDNDIRIDDNLLNTANQLISEQQQRYGKVLKSDLIPLLKENKINLIYGQPFPSEIQKSITRYFLSQVMAFLQPVYINANSNFFPSNNELYFLITLKKKEDAEVVILNIPSNQLARFYKVETADETFIVFLDDIVRFHLDRVFPEGEVTGCYSFKITRDAEIDLKDEYSGSLSEQLEKQLLKRDSGLATRFLHQPGIPANVFELLKKLFNLKKANRIEGGQYHNLKDFMGFPVNSPKLSNQNWPKLCNTDLIDGSLTEAIYKNDIIVHTPYQSYDSVLRFFNEAAIDAEVKEIYVTLYRVASDSKIVNALISAAKNGKKVTVLVELKARFDEANNIKWAKKMKEVGVDIIYSVTALKVHAKVALVKRQTGDRMHYSGLFATGNFNESTAAFYTDHILMTANKEMLREVELLFIFLAKRVKPTAPDQVKFNHLLVAQFNLQQVFLHLIDREIEHAKQGKPSGITIKMNNLEEKVLINKLYEASSAGVKIEMIVRSICRLIPGVTGMSENIKVIRIVDRYLEHGRVFIFHNLGKNDVYLGSADWMNRNIYRRIEVCFPIYNEQIKQEMINIIEIQRQDNVQAVCIDENMNNIPVKRSEPLVASQHDIYELLKNK; encoded by the coding sequence ATGGAACAGATAGTAGAAACCTCTTTTTTTAACAGAGATTTAAGTTGGTTAAAGTTTAACGAGCGCATTTTAATGGAAGCAGAGCGAAACACTGTTCCGCTTTTAGAACGCATTAAATTTTTATCTATATTCTCTTCCAATCTTGATGAGTTTTATCGCGTAAGGATGCCAGTGTTACTCGCTTTAGAGAAATTGAGCAATAAGGAAGATAATGATATTCGTATTGATGATAATCTGCTCAACACGGCCAATCAGCTTATTTCTGAACAGCAACAACGTTATGGCAAGGTACTTAAATCAGATCTTATTCCGTTGCTCAAAGAGAATAAGATTAACTTAATTTATGGACAGCCATTCCCCTCCGAAATTCAGAAAAGTATAACCCGGTATTTTTTGAGCCAGGTAATGGCCTTTTTGCAGCCTGTTTATATTAATGCCAATTCCAATTTCTTTCCTTCAAATAATGAGCTGTATTTTCTGATTACGCTAAAAAAGAAAGAAGATGCAGAAGTGGTTATTTTAAATATCCCTTCCAACCAGTTAGCCCGTTTTTACAAGGTAGAAACAGCTGATGAAACCTTCATCGTTTTTTTGGATGATATAGTGCGGTTTCATTTAGACCGCGTTTTTCCGGAAGGCGAAGTTACCGGATGTTATAGTTTTAAAATTACCAGGGATGCCGAAATAGATCTGAAAGATGAATATTCAGGCAGTTTATCAGAACAGCTGGAAAAACAATTGTTAAAACGCGACTCTGGTTTAGCCACACGTTTTCTCCATCAACCAGGCATACCGGCCAACGTTTTCGAATTACTCAAAAAGCTTTTCAACCTTAAAAAAGCAAATAGGATAGAAGGCGGCCAGTACCATAACCTGAAAGATTTTATGGGTTTTCCGGTTAATTCCCCAAAACTATCTAACCAAAACTGGCCAAAACTATGTAATACAGATTTGATAGATGGATCGTTAACCGAGGCTATTTATAAAAACGATATCATTGTACATACACCTTACCAGAGTTATGATAGCGTGTTGCGCTTTTTTAATGAAGCTGCTATTGATGCCGAAGTTAAGGAAATCTACGTTACACTCTATCGTGTAGCCAGCGATTCGAAAATTGTAAATGCATTAATCAGCGCTGCAAAAAATGGTAAAAAAGTTACGGTTTTGGTTGAGCTTAAAGCCCGTTTTGATGAGGCCAACAACATCAAATGGGCCAAGAAAATGAAGGAGGTTGGCGTTGATATTATTTACAGTGTTACCGCTTTAAAAGTACATGCCAAAGTAGCCCTGGTAAAACGCCAGACAGGTGATCGGATGCATTATTCTGGTTTGTTTGCAACCGGAAATTTTAACGAAAGTACAGCTGCCTTTTATACCGATCATATTTTAATGACGGCCAATAAAGAAATGCTGCGTGAGGTAGAGCTACTTTTTATTTTTCTGGCCAAAAGGGTTAAACCTACCGCTCCTGACCAGGTTAAATTTAATCATTTATTGGTGGCTCAGTTTAATTTACAACAAGTTTTTCTTCATTTGATAGATAGAGAAATTGAACATGCCAAACAAGGTAAACCATCGGGTATTACCATTAAAATGAACAATCTCGAAGAGAAAGTTTTAATTAACAAACTTTACGAGGCATCATCGGCAGGTGTAAAGATCGAAATGATTGTACGAAGCATTTGCCGCTTAATTCCAGGCGTAACAGGAATGAGCGAAAATATTAAGGTTATCCGCATTGTTGATCGTTATCTGGAGCATGGACGTGTTTTTATTTTCCATAATTTAGGAAAGAATGATGTATACCTGGGCTCGGCCGATTGGATGAACCGGAATATTTATAGAAGAATTGAAGTTTGCTTTCCGATTTATAATGAGCAGATTAAACAAGAAATGATAAATATTATCGAAATCCAAAGACAAGATAACGTACAGGCGGTTTGTATAGATGAAAACATGAATAATATTCCTGTTAAAAGAAGTGAACCCCTTGTTGCGTCTCAACACGATATTTATGAGCTATTAAAAAATAAATAA
- a CDS encoding GAF domain-containing protein: MYTLPGRIISVFPPLVEYLKGRLKTEKSVKSEFYRFLLQKIEKDDVLLGNISAEELSQYKDTLELIFTILTPLMDNEDDLFWALSTPIPDQIFFSTNAFYKFFKDHDPKNKVTKDNEPVEKKQLKFIYNVILGRFYNFTSVLKNEIIYAHINQETKLTQYYNIQTDTKFVDIVHKGDLPELNFEELGKHFQEETELEYLVEHLPLQNFHFEGFSIISITDVTLQHAIDGIRDALVNHNYQTEAYTHVIHALKTLSGNGKLEFGLMPFLTVNNKLVFDNREFSQSMLINSAKSSNLEEEVFYSLVDKYKENPRSIFVSSINDDQIDKDPFLRVLKAAGVCSYSVLPVYYNTQLAGVLEVYSSEEVLVDDKLLSRLRPAMPLIGQLFQYSIEEFDAKMDEVLMDKFTALQPSVQWKFNEAVWHFLQQNNSYHKLKEIETITFKHMYPLFGAIDIRNSTIERNKALKDDMEVQLNSLIDTLKAIRKHVSLELTDKLLFNCKDWIKRIGDFASSNEENKLNEFLEIEVYPFLSIIKGNYPITAEFVDHYFEVIVPETGAAFANRRQLEISMQLINTEVSQYLEKSQANLQASYPCYFAKFRTDGVEYDIYIGQEIAPDRPFDLLYLKNIRLWQLTSMVDIARLSKGLIGEMPRALETTQLIFIHSNAIDISFRNDERRFDVEGAYNIRYEVVKKRIDKVLVKGTTERLTQPHKIAMVYFNPEEAKEYMEYIKYMQVQGYLNDDLEQLELDELQGVSGLKALRVGVKYLESKVAAGKTDAAKKLKPKEIKSIEKEIAKVLQH; this comes from the coding sequence ATGTATACATTGCCAGGTAGAATCATCTCTGTCTTTCCGCCCCTTGTGGAGTATTTGAAAGGCAGATTGAAAACAGAAAAATCGGTAAAATCTGAATTTTACAGGTTTTTACTTCAAAAAATTGAAAAAGACGATGTGCTGCTTGGCAACATCAGTGCCGAAGAATTATCCCAATATAAAGATACTTTAGAATTGATTTTTACTATTCTAACCCCTTTAATGGATAATGAAGACGATTTATTTTGGGCCCTAAGTACCCCAATTCCAGATCAGATTTTCTTTAGTACCAACGCATTCTATAAATTTTTTAAGGATCATGATCCTAAAAATAAGGTAACCAAAGACAACGAGCCTGTTGAGAAAAAACAACTTAAGTTTATCTATAATGTTATTTTAGGCCGTTTTTATAATTTTACCTCGGTACTAAAGAATGAGATCATTTATGCGCATATTAATCAGGAAACAAAACTGACGCAGTACTATAATATCCAAACAGATACGAAGTTTGTAGATATTGTACATAAAGGCGATTTGCCTGAACTTAACTTTGAAGAACTGGGCAAGCATTTTCAAGAGGAAACTGAATTGGAGTACCTGGTAGAGCATTTGCCATTACAAAATTTTCATTTCGAAGGATTCAGTATTATCTCTATAACAGATGTAACCTTACAACATGCCATTGATGGTATCCGCGATGCATTGGTTAACCACAATTATCAAACGGAAGCCTATACGCATGTCATCCATGCCTTAAAAACGCTTAGCGGAAACGGAAAACTTGAATTTGGCCTAATGCCATTTTTAACGGTTAACAATAAGTTGGTTTTTGATAATCGGGAATTTTCGCAGAGTATGCTGATTAATTCAGCAAAATCATCCAATCTCGAAGAAGAGGTTTTTTATTCGCTGGTTGATAAATATAAAGAAAACCCACGATCAATTTTTGTAAGCTCAATCAATGACGATCAGATCGATAAAGATCCTTTTTTAAGGGTTTTAAAAGCTGCTGGTGTTTGTTCTTATTCAGTACTGCCTGTATATTATAATACGCAGTTGGCAGGCGTTTTAGAGGTTTATTCGAGCGAGGAAGTATTGGTTGACGATAAACTTTTATCGAGGTTACGTCCGGCAATGCCTTTAATCGGTCAGCTTTTCCAATACAGTATCGAAGAATTTGATGCTAAAATGGATGAAGTGCTGATGGATAAGTTTACCGCTTTACAGCCATCGGTACAATGGAAGTTTAACGAGGCTGTTTGGCACTTTCTTCAGCAGAATAACAGTTACCATAAGTTAAAGGAAATCGAAACGATCACCTTTAAACACATGTATCCGCTATTTGGGGCAATTGATATCCGTAATTCTACCATAGAGCGGAATAAAGCTTTAAAAGATGATATGGAAGTACAATTAAACAGCTTAATTGATACTTTAAAAGCCATCCGTAAGCATGTTTCTTTAGAACTTACCGATAAACTATTATTCAATTGTAAAGACTGGATTAAACGCATCGGCGATTTTGCTTCATCAAACGAAGAAAACAAACTGAACGAGTTTTTAGAAATAGAAGTTTATCCTTTCTTATCAATTATAAAAGGAAACTACCCGATAACAGCTGAGTTTGTAGATCATTATTTCGAAGTTATTGTTCCAGAAACTGGTGCTGCATTTGCAAATCGCAGGCAGTTGGAAATTTCGATGCAGCTGATCAATACCGAAGTGAGTCAGTACCTGGAGAAATCGCAGGCTAATTTACAGGCTTCATACCCTTGTTATTTTGCCAAATTCAGAACTGATGGAGTGGAGTATGATATTTACATCGGACAGGAAATTGCACCAGACCGCCCATTTGATTTGTTGTACCTTAAAAATATCCGTTTATGGCAGTTAACCTCAATGGTCGATATTGCGCGTTTATCGAAAGGATTAATTGGTGAAATGCCCCGTGCATTAGAAACCACACAGCTGATCTTTATCCATTCTAATGCAATTGATATTAGCTTTAGGAACGACGAACGCCGTTTTGATGTAGAAGGTGCTTATAATATCCGTTATGAAGTAGTTAAAAAACGTATTGATAAAGTATTGGTTAAAGGTACAACCGAACGTTTAACGCAGCCCCATAAAATTGCAATGGTTTATTTCAATCCTGAAGAAGCCAAAGAATATATGGAGTATATTAAATATATGCAGGTTCAAGGATATTTAAATGACGATTTAGAGCAATTGGAGCTAGATGAACTTCAAGGTGTTTCTGGCTTAAAAGCTTTAAGGGTAGGCGTAAAATATCTGGAAAGTAAAGTAGCAGCAGGTAAAACAGATGCTGCTAAAAAACTTAAACCTAAGGAGATCAAATCCATCGAGAAGGAAATCGCTAAGGTGCTTCAGCACTAA